The genomic interval CTCACCCGAAGAGGCAATCCGACGTGGTGAGTTTTTTTCTCTCGTTCGCGCTGCGGGAGAACCGCAGAAGTTCGAGATCACTCGAGACGGCGACAGGATTCGTGTCGTGGTCCAGACGGCTTCCCTGTCACCCCGGATCGATCTCAAACGCAACGGCATCGTCGTGGCATCGGCTGAGTCGGCCGAGCTGGCCATGGACGCTAAAACACCCGGAGTCTATCGAGCGGAGGTGTACTTGCCGGAACATCCGCTGCTCTCTCCCGAAGTGCCCTGGATCCTGTCGAACCCGTTATTCGTGGGGGTCGAGTTCTCCCCCGCACGGGCTCACGAAAGCTCGTGCACCTCTTTCACGCCCTTGCCTCTCGAAGACGTCACGCTCGAAAAGGACGACGAGTCCACGGGTTCCCTCACGAGCCGAGAATCGGGTGAGCTGGAGCTGGACTACGAGCTGTCCCGGGCGACTCCTAAAAAGATCGACCGCTGGGTCGCGCTCGCTCTACGACGTCGAATCGATTTGTCCCGCTTCAAGGCGATCTATCTGGAGGCGGAGTCGGGCGACGCCATGCGCTACTGGCTCGAGCTCCGGGCGGGCGAGCGCGGTCACTACGCCTCGTTCAAATTGAAGCCTGGCGTCGTCAACCGCATCACCCTTCCCTGGAGCCGCTTCTACAGCACGACCGGTGTGCGCTCCATCCCCAAGCTTTGGGAGCTCGACGCCCTGTTCGTCACCGTCAATACGTCCAACTCCCGCACGGGATTCCGATCCCAGATGACCCTGAAGACGCTGGGTGGATGCGAGTGAATGGGCTCAGCCTGAACCCTTCTCCTCGAAAGCCCGAGTGATGGAGCGGACCAGCTCCTTGGCGGCAGCCTCCTCGAGGCTGCCGGGATACCACCCGATCCCCAGGCCTTCCTTCTCGTAGCGGGGAATGATGTGAAGGTGGACGTGGAAGACCGCCTGATGAGCGGCACTTCCGTTGTTCTGCAGGATGTTGTAGGCAGTCGCGCCCGTGGCCTTCAGGAGCGCGCGACAAATCCGGGGAAGCGCGCGGCCCAGGGCCGCGGCCGTGTCGTCGCTCAATTCGTGAAAAAAGGCTTTCGACTCCTTCGGCACGACGAGCGTGTGTCCGCGGGACAGAGGTGCGATGTCGAGAAAAGCGTAAACGAGCTCGTCCTCGTAGATTTTGTGGCTCGGGATCTCGCCTCGAATAATCTTATCGAATACCGTCGGCTCGCCACTCATCGAGGGGCAATCTACCATAACGCTCCAGGCATTGTGCGCGTTCCGGTTTGCGTCCGTTTCGAGCCCGCCACGCCAGCAAGGGACGGAGCGCCTACGGTTCGAGCTCTGAGGCAGCGAGCGCGGGAATTCCCAGCCGCTCGGCGAAACCTTTGTCCGCGGGAGAGCTCACGACCACGAGACACTTCTCGGGAGCCAGTCCGTACTTTTCGATGAGGACCACGCCCAATCCGGGGAGAGGCTTGCGGCACCAGCAGGAGATTGGTGGAGGATGGTTGCACAGGTGGACTTCCACGCCTGAATCGACATAGGTCCGATCGCGTCTCCCGGGCTGGAACGAAACGCCGAGAAGCCGGAAGCCCGCTCCCTCATATCGGTCGAGCTTCGGACGAATCCCCTCCTCGCGGGGCTCGAAGAACACGGCTCGTCCCGAACGTGCCGGCGGCGGGTCACGCTCGAAGTCGAGCTCCTCGATCTCGACGAATCCTTCCTCCGGTCTCGGTGGCTCGAGCTCCCGCCGATAACGGAACTGCGCGCTGGGGGCGAAGGCATTCGGGTCTGCCCGGGACAGCTTCCTCAACTCCTCGGGCTCGAGGAGCCGCCCGTAACGCTGGACGATTCGCGTCGCCGCGTTGAGCTGCGCTTGCTGAAGGGAGG from Vicinamibacteria bacterium carries:
- a CDS encoding HIT family protein, with the protein product MSGEPTVFDKIIRGEIPSHKIYEDELVYAFLDIAPLSRGHTLVVPKESKAFFHELSDDTAAALGRALPRICRALLKATGATAYNILQNNGSAAHQAVFHVHLHIIPRYEKEGLGIGWYPGSLEEAAAKELVRSITRAFEEKGSG